The Thermothielavioides terrestris NRRL 8126 chromosome 2, complete sequence genome includes a region encoding these proteins:
- a CDS encoding delta-9 acyl-CoA desaturase (orthologue of delta-9 desaturase from Histoplasma capsulatum), with the protein MASSSSSSSSAVPQAEAFPDGTTDHIPLRKKAYDIRKPHITEQPITWSNWYQHVNWLNTTFILIIPLVGMIASYWVPLQPKTAIFAVVYYFYSGLGITAGYHRLWAHSSYKASLPLKIFLAAGGSAAVEGSARWWSSLHRSHHRYTDTDKDPYSVRKGLLYSHIGWMVMKQNPRRIGRTDITDLNEDPVVVWQHRHFIKCVVTMALIVPTLVCGFGWGDFLGGYVYAGILRIFFIQQATFCVNSLAHWLGDQPFDDRNSPRDHVLTALVTLGEGYHNFHHEFPSDFRNAIEWWQYDPTKWFIWTMKQLGLAWNLKKFPQNEIEKGRVQQLQKKLDQKRATLDWGVPLESLPVISWDDFVEQSKNGKAWVAIAGVIHDVGKFIADHPGGKALISSAIGKDATAVFNGGVYNHSNAAHNLISTMRVGVLRGGCEVEIWKRAQAENKDAVPITDSSGQRIVRAGDQVTRVSRPVASADAA; encoded by the exons AtggcgtcgtcctcgtcgtcgtcgtcgtcggcggtgcCGCAGGCCGAGGCTTTCCCCGATGGCACCACTGACCACATTCCCCTGCGGAAGAAAGCCTACGATATCCGCAAGCCTC ATATCACGGAGCAGCCCATAACATGGAGCAACTGGTACCAGCACGTCAACTGGCTGAACACGACCTTCATCCTCATCATCCCCCTGGTCGGCATGATCGCGTCGTACTGGGTTCCTCTGCAACCCAAGACTGCTATCTTCGCCGTGGTTTACTATTTCTACTCTGGTCTCGGAATCA CCGCCGGCTACCATCGCCTCTGGGCTCACTCGAGCTACAAGGCTTCGCTGCCCCTCAAgatcttcctcgccgccggtggcTCTGCCGCCGTCGAAGGCAGCGCGCGATGGTGGTCCAGCCTTCACCGCTCGCACCACCGCTACACCGATACCGATAAGGATCCCTATTCCGTCCGCAAGGGTCTTCTCTACAGCCACATCGGCTGGATGGTCATGAAGCAGAACCCGCGCCGCATCGGCCGCACCGACATCACTGATCTGAATGAAGACCCCGTCGTTGTCTGGCAGCACCGCCACTTCATCAAGTGTGTCGTCACCATGGCCCTGATCGTGCCCACGCTTGTGTGCGGTTTCGGCTGGGGTGACTTCTTGGGCGGCTACGTCTACGCTGGTATTCTGAGAAT TTTCTTCATCCAGCAAGCCACATTCTGCGTCAACAGCCTTGCCCACTGGCTCGGTGACCAGCCCTTCGACGACCGCAACTCGCCGAGAGACCACGTCTTGACCGCCCTGGTGACCCTTGGCGAGGGCTACCACAA CTTCCACCACGAATTCCCGAGCGACTTCCGCAACGCCATCGAGTGGTGGCAGTACGACCCCACCAAGTGGTTCATCTGGACCATgaagcagctcggcctcgcctgGAACCTGAAGAAGTTCCCCCAGAACGAGATCGAGAAGGGCCGtgtgcagcagctgcagaaGAAGCTCGACCAGAAGCGGGCCACCCTCGACTGGGGCGTACCGCTCGAGAGCCTCCCTGTCATCAGCTGGGACGACTTCGTCGAACAGAGCAAGAACGGCAAGGCTTGGGTTGCCATCGCCGGTGTTATCCACGACGTCGGCAAGTTCATCGCTGACCACCCCGGCGGCAAGGCTCTGATCTCATCCGCCATCGGCAAGGATGCCACCGCCGTCTTCAACGGCGGTGTCTACAACCACTCCAACGCCGCCCACAACCTCATCTCGACCATGAGAGTGGGCGTCCTGCGGGGTGGCTGCGAGGTGGAGATCTGGAAGCGCGCCCAAGCCGAGAATAAGGACGCAGTCCCCATCACCGACTCGTCCGGCCAGCGGATCGTCCGTGCCGGCGACCAGGTGACGCGCGTGAGCCGCCCGGTTgccagcgccgacgccgcaTGA